One segment of Balaenoptera ricei isolate mBalRic1 chromosome 8, mBalRic1.hap2, whole genome shotgun sequence DNA contains the following:
- the CD248 gene encoding endosialin, producing the protein MLLRLLLAWAAAVPTLGQAPWAAEPRAACGPGSCYVLFPRRRTFLEAWRACRELGGDLATPRTPEEAQRVDSLVGSGPASWLLWIGLQRQARHCQPQRPLRGFTWTTGDQDTAFTNWAQPATGGPCPAQRCAALEASGEHRWLEGSCTLAVDGYLCQFGFEGSCPALSDEAGQAGPAVYTTPFHLVSAEFQWLPFGSVAAVPCQAGREASLLCVKQPDGGVGWSRTGPLCPGTGCGPDNGGCEHECVEEADGRVSCRCTEGFRLAVDGRSCEDPCAHALCEQQCEPGGPQGYSCHCRLGFRPAEDEPHRCVDTDECQIAGVCQQMCVNYVGGFECYCSEGHELEADGISCSPAGAMGARASQDLGDELLDDGEDEEDEDEAWEVFDGGWTEMPGIPWMEATQSPDFGLAYRPSFPEDRESRMPYLDPTWPPPLSAPRGPYHSSVLSVTRPVVVSATRPPLPSARQPPIVSATRPPLTPAPQPPVVPAIHPALPSDHQFPKISANYPDLPSAHRPPVISATHPGPTPAHRPPIISAKYPELFPAHQSPMFPDTQVVDTQNTTHLPRIPANHAPLVTTSSARQTPVTPDIPVLKAQATHHPITSTVQPSLTTTSRPPVSPAHQVPVPAATQPPAFHTPLPPESPTNQTSPASPTHPHSKAPQVPREGTPDPNLAPWLPSAVPTALGEASPAGRSRRDDRWLLVALLVPTCVFLVVLLALGIVYCTRCGPQAPNKRVTDCYRWVTHAGSKGSTEPVPHRGSLTGVQTCRTSV; encoded by the coding sequence ATGCTGCTGCGCCTGCTGCTGGCCTGGGCGGCCGCGGTGCCTACGCTGGGCCAGGCCCCCTGGGCCGCCGAGCCCCGCGCTGCCTGCGGCCCCGGCAGCTGTTACGTGCTCTTCCCGCGGCGCCGCACCTTCCTGGAGGCCTGGCGGGCCTGCCGTGAGCTGGGGGGCGACCTGGCCACGCCGCGGACCCCCGAGGAGGCCCAGCGCGTGGACAGCCTGGTGGGCTCCGGCCCGGCCAGCTGGCTGCTGTGGATCGGGCTGCAGCGGCAGGCCCGGCACTGCCAGCCGCAGCGCCCACTGCGGGGCTTCACGTGGACCACAGGGGACCAGGACACGGCCTTCACCAACTGGGCCCAGCCCGCCACGGGTGGGCCCTGCCCGGCCCAGCGCTGTGCGGCCCTTGAGGCGAGTGGCGAGCATCGCTGGCTCGAGGGCTCGTGCACGCTGGCCGTCGATGGCTACCTGTGCCAGTTTGGCTTCGAGGGCTCCTGCCCAGCGCTGTCCGATGAGGCAGGCCAGGCCGGCCCCGCCGTCTACACCACGCCCTTCCACCTGGTCTCCGCAGAGTTTCAGTGGCTGCCCTTCGGCTCTGTGGCTGCCGTGCCATGCCAGGCTGGCAGAGAAGCCTCTCTGCTCTGCGTGAAGCAGCCTGACGGTGGCGTGGGCTGGTCGCGGACTGGGCCCTTGTGCCCCGGTACCGGCTGCGGCCCAGACAACGGGGGCTGTGAACACGAGTGCGTGGAGGAGGCGGACGGTCGGGTGTCCTGTCGCTGCACCGAGGGCTTCCGGCTGGCAGTGGACGGGCGCAGCTGCGAGGACCCCTGTGCCCATGCCCTGTGTGAGCAGCAGTGTGAGCCTGGAGGGCCACAGGGCTACAGCTGCCACTGTCGCCTGGGTTTCCGGCCAGCCGAGGATGAGCCGCACCGCTGCGTGGACACAGATGAATGCCAGATTGCCGGCGTGTGCCAGCAGATGTGCGTCAACTACGTTGGTGGCTTTGAGTGCTACTGCAGCGAGGGCCACGAGCTGGAGGCTGATGGCATCAGCTGCAGCCCCGCTGGGGCCATGGGCGCCCGGGCTTCCCAGGACCTTGGGGACGAGTTGCTGGATGATGGGGAGGATGAAGAGGATGAAGATGAAGCCTGGGAGGTCTTCGATGGTGGCTGGACAGAGATGCCTGGCATCCCGTGGATGGAGGCCACGCAGTCACCTGACTTTGGCCTGGCCTATAGACCTAGCTTCCCAGAGGACAGAGAGTCACGGATGCCCTACCTGGACCCCACCTGGCCACCCCCGCTTAGTGCCCCTAGGGGCCCCTACCACTCCTCAGTGCTCTCTGTCACCCGGCCTGTGGTGGTCTCTGCCACACGCCCCCCACTGCCTTCTGCCCGCCAACCCCCTATTGTCTCTGCCACGCGTCCGCCCCTGacccctgcccctcagccccCCGTGGTCCCTGCCATACATCCAGCTTTGCCCTCTGACCACCAGTTCCCCAAGATCTCAGCCAACTATCCAGATCTGCCTTCTGCCCACCGACCCCCCGTTATCTCTGCCACACACCCAGGACCGACCCCTGCCCACCGGCCCCCAATTATCTCAGCCAAATATCCTGAACTGTTCCCCGCTCACCAGTCCCCCATGTTTCCAGATACCCAGGTCGTTGATACCCAGAACACCACTCATTTGCCTCGAATCCCAGCTAACCACGCCCCTCTGGTCACCACCTCCAGCGCCCGTCAAACCCCTGTGACCCCAGATATCCCGGTCCTCAAAGCCCAGGCCACCCACCATCCCATTACTTCCACTGTCCAGCCTTCTCTGACCACTACCTCCAGGCCCCCTGTGTCGCCTGCCCATCAAGTCCCCGTGCCTGCTGCCACCCAACCCCCAGCCTTCCacactcccctgcccccagagagCCCCACTAACCAGACCTCACCCGCTAGCCCGACACACCCCCATTCCAAAGCCCCACAAGTCCCAAGGGAAGGTACCCCTGACCCCAACCTGGCCCCGTGGCTGCCCTCGGCAGTCCCCACAGCCCTGGGGGAGGCCAGTCCAGCAGGCCGCAGCCGCAGGGATGATCGGTGGTTGCTGGTGGCACTCCTAGTGCCAACATGCGTCTTCTTGGTGGTCCTACTTGCACTGGGCATCGTGTACTGTACCCGCTGTGGCCCCCAGGCACCCAATAAGCGCGTGACCGACTGCTATCGCTGGGTCACCCACGCCGGGAGCAAGGGCTCAACGGAACCCGTGCCCCACCGGGGCAGCCTCACAGGGGTGCAGACCTGCAGAACCAGCGTGTGA